ATCGGCCGCTTGCCGTAATCCTGCTTTAACTTAGCGAGTACAGTTTTACTATTTTTTTGCGCTTGCCTTACTTTTGGATAATAACGCACGCGACTAAGTTGATATTTAACCCATCTTGCAGCTTTATATATAAGCGGATTTTTACTCTTTACTAAAGCTACTTTAATATTCTCTAAATATTTTGGCATAAAATATTACCTCAAAACGTGGTTAATTTCTTACTAAATTTTTAAGCTGTTTATAAACAAAAAATAACGGAATAAATAAAATACCCAACTTAAAAAGCTTACAAAGTAAGGCCAGCTTTTGATAGTTTTTATTGGTTATAGGCAAATACAAGTTACCTTCATTGTAAAAAAATCGACAATTTTTACGCAATAAGTAAATATTAGTGGCCGTTAAGTGGCTTAAAAGCCAAAGAAAGCTAGCTAGCTTTCTTTGGTAAAGCTCTTTTTGTAGCTCTCTTTCTAAGTTACCGCTAAAGTTTTGCTTTACTAACTTAGCTACCTCATCGTAGGCCAGCTTAAAAATATCACCCTTTTTTTTATTAAAGCTGCTGGTTATCCCCTTAGAGCTATCTGTATGGTAATAGTACAAAGCTTTATTATAAAAAGCTACCTTAGCCTTGTACTTAATTAAAGCTGTAAAATAAAACAGAGCATCTTGGGTATTAAGTAACCTTGTATCGAAAGTCAGCCGATTATCGGTAATAAAACTCTTTCGCCATAGCTTTCCCCAAACGGCTACTGTATTCCAAATTAAGGCTACCGGATGCTCTGAAAAACTAAAAGATTTAGCTGAAATAATTTGCAAAGCTTCGTTTTGTACCACTTGCTCTATACCGTTTTTTAGTACGTCGATGTGTTTAAATAGTAGTAAATCGGCCCTTGTTTGCTCTATTTCGTTATAACTTAGCTCAAGGGCGGTTAAAACTAACTCATCATCGCTATCACAAAAGGCTAGGTAATTGCCGCCGGCTTTGCTTATACCCAAATTACGCGCCGCCGATACCCCTAAATTTTCCTGACCGTACACCTTAACCCTTGCATCATTTGCGGCAAACCCTCCCAAGATGGTTAAGCTATCATCACCACTGCCATCGTCAACGGCAATTATCTCCAGCTCTTTTAGGGATTGATTTATTAGCGAACTTAAACACCTTGCTAAGGTTTTATCAGCATTGTATACAGGCACTATCACCGAAACTTTATAACTCATTTTTTAACGGAATTCTCCCATTCTAGCAACAAAAGCAAAACCCTCAACTATCAATTTTCAGCTCTTAACTGATTTAACAACCCTTTTAAATGCTCTTCATTATACCTGTAATAAATATTTTTGTCATTAGTTACCGTTACTTTGCCTTTTTTACCATTTTTAACTTTACGCACATTTTTTAGCTGGCTACAAAGTATATCGGCCTCTTTTTCTGCTTTAGCTTTACTATAGTGCATAGCTAAAGCAGCGGCTGCTAAAAGCACTTCGTTTGGCATTTGCTTATTTTTTTGCTGCTTAATAATTACATAACCGCCGCTAAGACCGCGCACATGCAAAAAGGTATCGTTGCCTTTAAAGCCGGCCTTTAATAAAGACTCATTTTCGCTAGCGTTACGACCAACATAAAGGCTATAACCCAACACATTAAA
This portion of the Spirochaetaceae bacterium genome encodes:
- a CDS encoding glycosyltransferase, with protein sequence MSYKVSVIVPVYNADKTLARCLSSLINQSLKELEIIAVDDGSGDDSLTILGGFAANDARVKVYGQENLGVSAARNLGISKAGGNYLAFCDSDDELVLTALELSYNEIEQTRADLLLFKHIDVLKNGIEQVVQNEALQIISAKSFSFSEHPVALIWNTVAVWGKLWRKSFITDNRLTFDTRLLNTQDALFYFTALIKYKAKVAFYNKALYYYHTDSSKGITSSFNKKKGDIFKLAYDEVAKLVKQNFSGNLERELQKELYQRKLASFLWLLSHLTATNIYLLRKNCRFFYNEGNLYLPITNKNYQKLALLCKLFKLGILFIPLFFVYKQLKNLVRN